Proteins co-encoded in one Actinomadura luteofluorescens genomic window:
- a CDS encoding endonuclease/exonuclease/phosphatase family protein produces the protein MAGRAGGDMATLRRRWFWPVAAAAAILLVSGFVLVEPKAAGDASVRVMTYNLRGVNDPPPRDWRTRLPLVRRLLREHDPDLLGVQEARWHQVRDLARTLPEYRWIGLGSQGGTRDQFLAIFYRERRFEVLDFDHFWLSDTPSVIGSATWGNRYVRMVTWAKFRDRRTGTVFYQANTHLDNLSAGSRVRSARLILDRVRGFQAGAPVVLTGDFNDTAGASPAYAILTGPGALRDTWTAGRHGPQYRTENHWEPPEPGGRRIDWILVRGRVRTVWAEIDPYRAGGVHPSDHDPVIARLAFRR, from the coding sequence GTGGCAGGACGGGCGGGTGGTGACATGGCGACGCTGCGCCGCCGATGGTTCTGGCCGGTGGCCGCGGCCGCGGCGATCCTGCTCGTCTCCGGGTTCGTGCTGGTCGAGCCCAAGGCGGCCGGGGACGCGTCGGTCCGGGTCATGACGTACAACCTGCGGGGCGTGAACGATCCGCCTCCGCGCGACTGGAGGACCCGGCTGCCGCTGGTCAGGCGCCTGCTGCGCGAGCACGACCCGGATCTGCTCGGGGTGCAGGAGGCCCGCTGGCACCAGGTGCGGGATCTCGCCCGGACGCTGCCGGAGTACCGCTGGATCGGGCTCGGCAGCCAGGGCGGCACCCGCGACCAGTTCCTGGCGATCTTCTACCGGGAGCGGCGGTTCGAGGTGCTGGACTTCGACCACTTCTGGCTCTCCGACACGCCCTCCGTGATCGGCTCGGCCACCTGGGGCAACCGGTACGTCCGGATGGTGACGTGGGCGAAGTTCCGCGACCGCCGCACCGGGACGGTCTTCTACCAGGCCAACACGCACCTGGACAACCTGTCGGCGGGCTCGCGGGTGAGGAGCGCCCGGCTCATCCTCGACCGCGTCCGCGGCTTCCAGGCGGGGGCGCCGGTCGTTCTCACCGGCGACTTCAACGACACGGCCGGGGCGTCCCCGGCGTACGCGATCCTCACCGGGCCCGGCGCCCTGCGCGACACCTGGACGGCCGGCCGGCACGGGCCCCAGTACCGCACCGAGAACCACTGGGAGCCCCCGGAGCCGGGCGGCAGGCGGATCGACTGGATCCTCGTGCGGGGCCGGGTCAGGACGGTGTGGGCCGAGATCGACCCGTACCGCGCGGGCGGCGTCCACCCGTCCGACCACGACCCCGTGATCGCCCGCCTGGCCTTCCGGAGGTGA
- a CDS encoding ABC transporter substrate-binding protein produces MNKLIRGAVVGLVAALSLSACGSGDSGDDSNPLSGGGGNGTVTVGGANFPESNLLGELYAQALEAKGVKVTRKFNIGAREIYYDQVVKGGISVMPEYNGALLTTSVDKTSTAATTEEINAALKAKLPAGVEILDSAKAEDKDSVTVNPQTAAKYSLKSIADLKPVAKDLVIAGPSEFKTRQQGLVGLEKSYGLKFKKFQPFDAGAQATLVKLLTENKVQAADLFTTDPTIQQNKLVVLEDPENVFSAQNVTPLVNTKAVDEKARAALNGVSAKLTTQDLLDMMKRVAIDKDDQEKVAEEWLKKSGLA; encoded by the coding sequence ATGAACAAACTCATCAGGGGCGCGGTCGTCGGCCTCGTGGCCGCCCTGTCGCTGTCCGCCTGCGGGAGCGGCGACTCCGGAGACGACTCGAACCCGCTCTCCGGAGGCGGCGGGAACGGCACCGTCACCGTCGGCGGCGCGAACTTCCCCGAGAGCAACCTCCTCGGCGAGCTGTACGCGCAGGCGCTGGAGGCCAAGGGCGTCAAGGTCACCCGCAAGTTCAACATCGGCGCCCGCGAGATCTACTACGACCAGGTCGTCAAGGGCGGCATCAGCGTGATGCCCGAGTACAACGGCGCCCTGCTCACCACCTCGGTCGACAAGACCAGCACGGCCGCCACCACCGAGGAGATCAACGCCGCGCTCAAGGCCAAGCTGCCCGCCGGCGTCGAGATCCTGGACTCCGCGAAGGCCGAGGACAAGGACTCCGTCACCGTCAACCCGCAGACGGCCGCCAAGTACAGCCTGAAGTCGATCGCCGACCTCAAGCCGGTCGCCAAGGACCTCGTGATCGCCGGTCCCTCGGAGTTCAAGACCCGCCAGCAGGGCCTCGTCGGCCTCGAGAAGTCCTACGGCCTGAAGTTCAAGAAGTTCCAGCCGTTCGACGCCGGCGCCCAGGCCACCCTGGTGAAGCTGCTCACCGAGAACAAGGTCCAGGCCGCCGACCTGTTCACCACCGACCCGACGATCCAGCAGAACAAGCTCGTCGTGCTGGAGGACCCGGAGAACGTCTTCTCCGCCCAGAACGTCACGCCGCTGGTCAACACGAAGGCGGTGGACGAGAAGGCCAGGGCGGCGCTGAACGGCGTCTCCGCGAAGCTCACCACCCAGGACCTCCTGGACATGATGAAGCGCGTCGCCATCGACAAGGACGACCAGGAGAAGGTCGCCGAGGAGTGGCTGAAGAAGTCCGGCCTCGCGTAA
- a CDS encoding ABC transporter permease produces MNELWNQIDLFWTWLTTSSQWHGGDGIPHRLLQHVYYSGVALVCAAVIGLALGLLVGHTGRGGFLAISLANVARAVPTFGLVLIVVVIEYSITPVLVALVALAVPPILVNTFEGVRGVDADARDAASGMGMTGWGVLWRVELPMALPLILLGLRTSAIQVVATATIAAYPGFGGLGRYIIDGLARNDYQLVVGGTVLVVLLALIVQAAFAALRRLLVSPGLLGSARSS; encoded by the coding sequence ATGAACGAGCTGTGGAACCAGATCGACCTGTTCTGGACGTGGCTGACCACGTCCTCGCAGTGGCACGGCGGCGACGGCATCCCGCACCGCCTGCTCCAGCACGTCTACTACAGCGGCGTGGCGCTGGTGTGCGCCGCGGTCATCGGGCTCGCGCTCGGGCTGCTCGTCGGGCACACCGGCCGGGGCGGGTTCCTCGCGATCAGCCTGGCGAACGTCGCCCGCGCCGTCCCCACCTTCGGCCTGGTGCTGATCGTCGTGGTGATCGAGTACAGCATCACGCCGGTGCTCGTCGCGCTCGTCGCCCTCGCCGTCCCGCCGATCCTGGTCAACACCTTCGAGGGCGTCCGCGGCGTCGACGCCGACGCCAGGGACGCGGCCAGCGGCATGGGCATGACCGGCTGGGGCGTACTGTGGCGGGTCGAGCTGCCGATGGCGCTGCCCCTCATCCTGCTGGGGCTGCGCACCTCCGCGATCCAGGTCGTCGCCACCGCCACCATCGCCGCCTACCCCGGATTCGGCGGCCTCGGCCGCTACATCATCGACGGCCTGGCCCGCAACGACTACCAGCTCGTCGTCGGGGGCACCGTCCTGGTGGTGCTGCTCGCGCTGATCGTCCAGGCGGCCTTCGCGGCACTGCGCCGCCTCCTCGTCTCACCGGGCCTGCTCGGCTCCGCCCGATCCTCCTGA
- a CDS encoding ABC transporter permease translates to MDIDWGWIGEHTDTLTEHALIHLRLALLPVLFGLIISLPVGMLCRRWGWLYPPALTVSNVFYAIPSLALFMVFIQYTGLTAATVMIPLTLYSLSVLVPNVVDGLASVSEPVRQAATAMGFGPLRRLLQVELPIAVPIVIAGTRVAAVSSISLVAVGQLIGQGGLGYDIIRGYQLQFQTQIVAATVLIVLLALVTDAILVTVQRLLTPWARARMTS, encoded by the coding sequence ATGGACATCGACTGGGGCTGGATCGGCGAGCACACCGACACGCTGACCGAGCACGCCCTCATCCACCTGCGGCTCGCGCTGCTGCCGGTGCTGTTCGGCCTGATCATCTCGCTGCCGGTCGGCATGCTGTGCCGCCGCTGGGGCTGGCTCTACCCGCCGGCGCTGACGGTCTCGAACGTCTTCTACGCGATCCCGTCGCTCGCGCTGTTCATGGTCTTCATCCAGTACACCGGCCTGACCGCGGCCACGGTCATGATCCCGCTGACGCTGTACAGCCTGTCGGTGCTCGTCCCGAACGTGGTGGACGGGCTGGCGTCGGTGTCCGAACCCGTCCGGCAGGCGGCCACCGCGATGGGCTTCGGCCCGCTGCGGCGCCTGCTCCAGGTGGAGCTGCCGATCGCCGTGCCCATCGTCATCGCCGGGACGCGCGTCGCCGCCGTCTCCTCCATCAGCCTCGTCGCCGTCGGCCAGCTGATCGGGCAGGGCGGCCTCGGCTACGACATCATCCGCGGCTACCAGCTCCAGTTCCAGACGCAGATCGTGGCCGCCACCGTCCTGATCGTCCTGCTGGCCCTGGTCACCGACGCGATCCTGGTCACCGTCCAACGCCTGCTCACCCCGTGGGCCCGAGCCCGGATGACCTCATGA
- a CDS encoding ABC transporter ATP-binding protein codes for MITFEGVTKRYPGGTVALDDVSLECQTGRITVFVGTSGGGKTTALRTINRMVEPTSGRVLIDGKDVRERKPAELRRGIGYVIQHAGLFPHRTILDNIATVPYLLSWNKKKARDRALELMERVGLDPAMGKRYPFQLSGGQQQRVGVARALAADPPIMLMDEPFSAVDPVVRAELQDEFLRLQEELHKTIVFVTHDIDEAIKLGDRIAVFQTGGRLVQIDSPENLLAHPADDFVAGFIGQNRGIRTLSFAETGGLRLSSDTVRTATADAADAAGAEWVLVVDDDRRPLGWARPPEVTGQLGKARLSPVGPTFQVGGDSVRTALDAAVLSPSGLAVGVDETGAVVGTASGTDLLAVPTHGRGGGQDAPAAPAAPEEPGDAEEADAGGAG; via the coding sequence TTGATCACCTTTGAGGGCGTCACCAAACGCTATCCGGGGGGCACCGTCGCGCTCGACGACGTGAGCCTCGAATGCCAGACGGGCCGCATCACCGTGTTCGTCGGCACCTCCGGCGGCGGCAAGACCACCGCGCTGCGGACCATCAACCGGATGGTCGAGCCGACGTCCGGCCGCGTGCTGATCGACGGCAAGGACGTCCGCGAGCGCAAGCCCGCCGAGCTGCGGCGCGGCATCGGCTACGTGATCCAGCACGCCGGGCTCTTCCCGCACCGCACCATCCTCGACAACATCGCCACCGTCCCGTACCTGCTCTCCTGGAACAAGAAGAAGGCCCGGGACCGGGCGCTGGAGCTGATGGAGCGGGTCGGGCTCGACCCCGCGATGGGCAAGCGGTACCCGTTCCAGCTGTCGGGCGGCCAGCAGCAGCGCGTCGGCGTCGCGCGGGCCCTCGCCGCCGACCCGCCGATCATGCTGATGGACGAGCCGTTCAGCGCCGTCGACCCCGTCGTCCGCGCCGAGCTGCAGGACGAGTTCCTCCGCCTCCAGGAGGAACTGCACAAGACGATCGTTTTCGTCACCCACGACATCGACGAGGCCATCAAGCTCGGCGACCGGATCGCGGTGTTCCAGACCGGCGGCAGGCTCGTCCAGATCGACAGCCCCGAGAACCTCCTCGCCCACCCGGCCGACGACTTCGTCGCCGGGTTCATCGGCCAGAACCGCGGCATCCGCACCCTCTCCTTCGCCGAGACGGGCGGCCTGCGGCTGAGCTCCGACACCGTCCGCACGGCGACCGCCGACGCGGCGGACGCGGCCGGCGCGGAGTGGGTCCTCGTCGTCGACGACGACCGGCGCCCCCTCGGCTGGGCCCGCCCGCCCGAGGTGACCGGCCAGCTCGGGAAGGCCAGGCTCAGCCCGGTCGGCCCGACGTTCCAGGTCGGGGGCGACTCCGTGCGGACCGCGCTGGACGCGGCCGTGCTGTCCCCGTCCGGGCTGGCGGTCGGCGTCGACGAGACCGGCGCGGTCGTCGGCACCGCGAGCGGGACCGACCTGCTGGCCGTCCCCACCCACGGCCGCGGCGGCGGCCAGGACGCGCCCGCCGCCCCCGCCGCGCCCGAGGAGCCCGGCGATGCCGAGGAGGCCGACGCCGGAGGCGCCGGCTGA
- a CDS encoding aromatic amino acid ammonia-lyase produces MENSRIVIDGTLLTCAQVARAAREDVTVAIAAAGVERARDAWRVVREVTEAQPVYGRTTGVGANRVVDVEWEDSDAHGLRLLRSHAAGAGPLVAPEIVRAMLAVRLNQIAAGGSGVEPGVLQALADVLNLGLLPPVPVYGAIGTGDLTALASTALCLLGERAWLPGPDGGPERGPGYRLRSADALAFISSNAATLGEAALAVADLRAALRASTVVAALSHFAVRGSEEPFAQPVQDACPHPGQQQAAAAMRGLLAFDRTPPMRIQDPYGYRAFPQVHGPALEAAGYAEQVVTREINAASENPLVDVPGRTVWHNGNFHTAYVGLALDAARAALFQTMALAAARLGTLAEPSFTGLYPFQGETEASSGIMILEYVAHSCLADVRRLATPAALGSAVLSRGVEEHAGFSTQSARATTDAVAAYRLGLGCELVAAVRALRMQGRAPSGGPLRSAWDMAGAVLDPRIEDRPLDADIAAAADLLPHLDRLHP; encoded by the coding sequence GTGGAGAACAGCCGAATCGTTATCGACGGGACTTTGCTCACATGCGCTCAGGTGGCGCGCGCCGCCCGGGAGGATGTGACGGTCGCCATAGCCGCCGCCGGTGTGGAGCGGGCGCGCGACGCCTGGCGGGTCGTCCGCGAGGTCACCGAGGCGCAGCCCGTGTACGGGCGGACGACGGGGGTCGGCGCCAACCGCGTCGTGGACGTCGAGTGGGAGGACTCCGACGCCCACGGCCTGCGGCTGCTGCGCAGCCACGCGGCCGGGGCCGGGCCGCTGGTCGCGCCGGAGATCGTCCGGGCGATGCTGGCCGTCCGGCTGAACCAGATCGCGGCGGGCGGATCGGGCGTGGAGCCGGGCGTGCTGCAGGCCCTGGCGGACGTGCTCAACCTGGGCCTGCTCCCCCCGGTGCCCGTGTACGGGGCGATCGGCACCGGCGACCTGACGGCGCTGGCCTCGACCGCGCTGTGCCTGCTCGGCGAGCGGGCGTGGCTTCCGGGCCCGGACGGCGGGCCGGAGCGCGGCCCCGGCTACCGGCTCCGGTCCGCCGACGCGCTGGCGTTCATCAGCTCCAACGCCGCCACGCTCGGCGAGGCGGCGCTCGCGGTCGCCGACCTGCGGGCGGCGCTGCGCGCCTCGACCGTCGTGGCGGCGCTGTCGCACTTCGCCGTCCGGGGCTCGGAGGAGCCGTTCGCGCAGCCGGTGCAGGACGCGTGCCCCCATCCGGGCCAGCAGCAGGCCGCGGCGGCGATGCGCGGGCTGCTCGCCTTCGACCGGACGCCGCCGATGCGCATCCAGGACCCCTACGGCTACCGGGCGTTCCCGCAGGTGCACGGCCCCGCGCTGGAGGCGGCCGGGTACGCCGAGCAGGTCGTCACGCGGGAGATCAACGCCGCCTCCGAGAACCCGCTGGTGGACGTCCCCGGGCGGACGGTCTGGCACAACGGCAACTTCCACACCGCCTACGTCGGGCTCGCCCTGGACGCGGCCCGCGCCGCGCTGTTCCAGACGATGGCGCTGGCCGCCGCCCGCCTCGGCACGCTCGCCGAGCCGTCGTTCACCGGCCTCTACCCGTTCCAGGGCGAGACGGAGGCCTCGTCCGGGATCATGATCCTGGAGTACGTGGCGCACTCGTGCCTGGCCGACGTGCGGCGCCTCGCCACCCCCGCGGCGCTGGGCAGCGCGGTGCTGTCGCGCGGCGTCGAGGAGCACGCGGGCTTCTCGACGCAGTCGGCGCGGGCGACCACCGACGCGGTCGCCGCCTACCGGCTCGGGCTCGGCTGCGAACTGGTGGCCGCCGTCCGCGCGCTGCGGATGCAGGGCCGGGCGCCCTCCGGCGGGCCGCTGCGCTCGGCTTGGGACATGGCGGGCGCCGTCCTCGACCCGCGGATCGAGGACCGGCCCCTGGACGCCGACATCGCCGCCGCCGCGGACCTCCTGCCGCACCTGGACCGGCTCCACCCCTGA
- a CDS encoding LacI family DNA-binding transcriptional regulator has translation MSEKRKRATIREVAQATGLSPAAVSYALRGIQTSEETQERVRAAARELGYEAHPIARALASGRTDQVGLLCGSLEDYWQQSLAVGIGRALLARGRYALIVDAGGDPERELALARRLRDQRVDGLIVQPLDPSAALWSELAAAIPVVSIGDALHGGQAQGEVVFDNRRGVTLALEHLRALGHERLTVFTPTLASTPDRPADVYVNAEAERLGLSVDVVVVPQSLAESTEVALRVLGGPGRPTAVFCFADSIAYGVYAATRELGLAVPGDVAVCGYDNHPMSALLSPPLTSVEWDIDGIVHSAVRLVVDVIDGKPRKRRVVREPSLRVRASTGETAPAG, from the coding sequence ATGTCGGAAAAGCGCAAGCGCGCGACCATCCGGGAAGTGGCGCAGGCGACGGGGCTGTCGCCGGCGGCCGTCTCATACGCGCTGCGCGGCATCCAGACCTCCGAGGAGACGCAGGAGCGCGTCCGCGCCGCGGCGCGCGAGCTCGGCTACGAGGCCCACCCGATCGCGCGGGCGCTGGCCAGCGGCCGCACCGACCAGGTCGGCCTGCTGTGCGGCTCGCTGGAGGACTACTGGCAGCAGTCCCTCGCGGTCGGCATCGGGCGGGCGCTGCTCGCCCGCGGCCGCTACGCCCTGATCGTGGACGCCGGCGGCGACCCCGAACGCGAGCTGGCCCTCGCCCGGCGCCTGCGCGACCAGCGGGTGGACGGCCTGATCGTCCAGCCGCTCGACCCGTCCGCCGCGCTGTGGTCGGAGCTGGCGGCCGCGATCCCCGTCGTGTCCATCGGCGACGCCCTGCACGGCGGCCAGGCGCAGGGCGAGGTCGTCTTCGACAACCGGCGGGGCGTGACGCTCGCGCTGGAGCACCTGCGGGCCCTCGGGCACGAGCGCCTCACCGTGTTCACCCCCACCCTCGCCAGCACGCCGGACCGCCCGGCCGACGTGTACGTCAACGCCGAGGCCGAGCGGCTCGGCCTGAGCGTGGACGTCGTGGTCGTGCCGCAGTCCCTGGCCGAGTCCACCGAGGTCGCGCTGCGGGTGCTCGGCGGCCCCGGCCGGCCCACGGCCGTCTTCTGCTTCGCCGACTCCATCGCCTACGGCGTCTACGCCGCCACCCGCGAGCTGGGCCTCGCCGTCCCCGGCGACGTGGCCGTCTGCGGCTACGACAACCATCCGATGTCGGCGCTGCTGTCCCCGCCGCTCACCAGCGTCGAGTGGGACATCGACGGCATCGTCCACTCCGCCGTCCGCCTCGTCGTGGACGTCATCGACGGCAAGCCGCGCAAGCGCCGCGTCGTCCGCGAGCCGTCGCTGCGCGTCCGCGCCTCGACCGGCGAGACGGCGCCGGCGGGCTGA
- a CDS encoding cysteine dioxygenase yields the protein MSSEVLPRPSGLGHLPGRPLDKRELRELVDDLAARPGVWRPHVAFPEGRRHYVSLHRDEHVDVWLLCWTPENDTGWHDHDISSGAVRVVAGAIEENNPRMGGDPLRTVMHEGASFCFGPEHIHRLTGVEEASVSIHAYSPPLWRLGQYSVDESGVMRRTPVSYTEELQSPDEAA from the coding sequence GTGTCTTCCGAGGTCCTGCCCCGTCCCAGCGGACTGGGGCACCTGCCCGGCCGCCCCCTCGACAAGCGGGAACTGCGGGAACTGGTCGACGACCTGGCCGCGCGGCCCGGCGTGTGGCGACCGCACGTCGCGTTCCCCGAGGGCCGCCGCCACTACGTCTCCCTGCACCGGGACGAGCACGTCGACGTCTGGCTGCTGTGCTGGACGCCCGAGAACGACACCGGCTGGCACGACCACGACATCTCCTCGGGCGCCGTCCGCGTCGTCGCCGGCGCCATCGAGGAGAACAACCCGCGCATGGGCGGCGACCCCCTGCGGACCGTCATGCACGAGGGCGCGTCCTTCTGCTTCGGCCCCGAGCACATCCACCGGCTCACCGGGGTGGAGGAGGCCAGCGTCTCGATCCACGCCTACTCGCCGCCGCTGTGGCGGCTCGGCCAGTACTCCGTCGACGAGTCCGGCGTGATGCGCCGGACGCCGGTCAGCTACACCGAGGAACTCCAGTCACCGGACGAGGCGGCCTGA
- a CDS encoding acyltransferase family protein has product MTRRERLSELDLLRFAAALAVVLYHFTGFGGAGAWPVPSQEVFPEIAPVTRFGYLGVDLFFVISGFVILMSAWGRGPGEFGISRLVRLMPAYWVSVLLGAAVYALFRTGHGVPGLIVPNLTMLQGGLGLRNVDAVYWTLWVELHFYVLAAVLAGIGITYRSCLVFMAAWMLGGVFADEADSKILQVMLVPTWSCYFIAGMALYMIHRFGPTLLLWGYVAASYLIALRWGAWRAENVFRGADETVVSAVITGIFAVMILVATGRLSRLRRRGLTVLGALTYPLYLVHSQLALPLLDAVYPGLDRWAALAVAVGASLLAAYAVHRLVERPGAAWMRARLMASLKPMRPHGETSTLVARGDRSGRGGADLDGGEPRDRAPVEAART; this is encoded by the coding sequence GTGACTCGACGGGAACGGCTGAGCGAACTCGACCTGCTGCGCTTCGCGGCCGCGCTGGCGGTGGTGCTCTACCACTTCACGGGATTCGGCGGCGCCGGGGCATGGCCCGTGCCCTCGCAGGAGGTCTTCCCCGAGATCGCGCCGGTCACCCGGTTCGGCTACCTGGGCGTCGACCTGTTCTTCGTCATCAGCGGGTTCGTGATCCTCATGAGCGCGTGGGGACGCGGCCCGGGCGAGTTCGGTATCTCCCGGCTCGTCCGGCTGATGCCCGCCTACTGGGTGAGCGTGCTGCTGGGCGCCGCCGTCTACGCGCTGTTCCGGACGGGCCACGGCGTCCCCGGCCTGATCGTCCCCAACCTGACGATGCTCCAGGGCGGGCTCGGCCTGCGGAACGTGGACGCCGTCTACTGGACGCTCTGGGTCGAGCTGCACTTCTACGTGCTCGCCGCCGTCCTCGCGGGGATCGGGATCACCTACCGCTCCTGCCTGGTCTTCATGGCGGCCTGGATGCTCGGCGGGGTCTTCGCCGACGAGGCCGACAGCAAGATCCTCCAGGTCATGCTGGTCCCGACCTGGAGCTGCTACTTCATCGCGGGCATGGCGCTCTACATGATCCACCGGTTCGGCCCGACGCTGCTGCTCTGGGGGTACGTCGCCGCGTCCTACCTGATCGCGCTGCGCTGGGGCGCCTGGCGCGCGGAGAACGTGTTCAGGGGCGCGGACGAGACCGTGGTCAGCGCCGTCATCACGGGCATCTTCGCGGTGATGATCCTCGTCGCCACCGGGCGGCTGAGCCGGCTGCGCCGGCGGGGCCTGACCGTTCTCGGGGCGCTCACCTACCCCCTCTACCTCGTCCACTCCCAGCTCGCGCTTCCCCTGCTGGACGCGGTGTATCCGGGGCTCGACCGCTGGGCGGCGCTGGCCGTCGCCGTCGGGGCCTCCCTGCTGGCCGCCTACGCCGTGCACCGCCTGGTGGAGCGTCCCGGCGCGGCGTGGATGAGGGCCCGGCTCATGGCGTCGTTGAAGCCCATGCGGCCGCATGGGGAAACGTCTACGTTGGTCGCTCGTGGCGATCGGAGTGGACGGGGCGGTGCTGACCTCGACGGCGGTGAGCCTCGCGATCGCGCCCCGGTGGAAGCGGCGCGCACCTGA
- a CDS encoding SGNH/GDSL hydrolase family protein: MTSRRARRGAATRLLCLSLAAVLSLAGSSLIAGCSLLAGSVHKQAAADGPKSDGAREAPPVVMFLGDSYTVGDRGVEPESTYASATARLLGWQVVVGGRSGTGYVQRGRGPHAFLGLFESQLGWRPAPDMLVVSGGHNDWRIPPAQVAAAAHVLLERARQRWPGTRLVLVGPLWGTGTPLPGALAVRDALKNLAGQLGVPFVDPMGEGWITGDLLTGQGNAPRLIKQDRTHPTPAGHLYVATRLAADLKRMGLAHPVRKG, from the coding sequence ATGACATCTCGCCGCGCCCGACGCGGCGCGGCGACCCGGCTGCTGTGCCTGAGCCTGGCGGCGGTCCTGTCGCTCGCCGGAAGTTCCCTGATCGCGGGGTGCTCCCTGCTCGCGGGGTCGGTGCACAAGCAGGCCGCGGCGGACGGCCCGAAGAGCGACGGGGCGCGCGAGGCGCCGCCCGTCGTGATGTTCCTCGGCGACAGCTACACGGTCGGCGACCGCGGCGTCGAGCCGGAGTCGACCTACGCCTCCGCGACCGCGCGGCTGCTCGGCTGGCAGGTCGTCGTCGGCGGGCGGTCCGGGACCGGCTACGTCCAGAGGGGCCGCGGCCCGCACGCGTTCCTCGGCCTGTTCGAGAGCCAGCTCGGCTGGCGCCCGGCGCCCGACATGCTGGTCGTGTCCGGCGGCCACAACGACTGGCGGATCCCCCCGGCGCAGGTCGCGGCGGCGGCGCACGTGCTGCTGGAGCGCGCCCGGCAGCGCTGGCCGGGCACCCGCCTGGTGCTGGTGGGCCCGCTCTGGGGGACGGGGACGCCGCTGCCCGGCGCCCTCGCCGTCCGGGACGCGCTGAAGAACCTCGCCGGGCAGCTCGGCGTCCCGTTCGTCGACCCGATGGGCGAGGGCTGGATCACCGGCGACCTGCTGACGGGCCAGGGCAACGCGCCGCGCCTCATCAAGCAGGACCGCACCCATCCGACGCCGGCGGGCCACCTGTACGTGGCGACCCGCCTGGCGGCGGACCTCAAGCGGATGGGCCTCGCGCACCCCGTCCGCAAGGGCTGA
- the egtD gene encoding L-histidine N(alpha)-methyltransferase: MDRFLTADDLAKSLRQDVRAGLTGVPKTLPPKWFYDERGSALFEEITRLEEYYPTRREREILAARAPGIAAATGARTLLELGAGSGEKTRVLLDALAGTLETYVPVDVSGDFLEQAAAGIAADHPGLTVRAVAADYEQHLPLLPGGERRLIAFLGGTIGNMPPAERIGFLGGVRATMAEDDFLLVGADLVKDPGRLVRAYDDAAGVTAEFNRNVLSVVNRELDADFDIGAFEHVAAWNAAEEQIEMRLRSLRAQDVHVGGLDLDVSFAEGEEMRTEISAKFRRERLEAELGAAGMELAEFWTDEAGDFSLTLAAPASR; this comes from the coding sequence GTGGACCGGTTCCTGACCGCCGACGACCTCGCCAAGTCCCTCCGCCAGGACGTCCGGGCCGGGCTCACCGGCGTGCCCAAGACGCTGCCGCCCAAGTGGTTCTACGACGAGCGCGGCAGCGCGCTCTTCGAGGAGATCACGCGGCTGGAGGAGTACTACCCGACCCGGCGGGAGCGGGAGATCCTCGCCGCCCGGGCGCCCGGCATCGCCGCCGCCACCGGCGCCCGGACGCTGCTGGAGCTCGGCGCGGGCTCGGGGGAGAAGACCCGGGTGCTGCTGGACGCGCTGGCCGGCACGCTGGAGACCTACGTTCCGGTGGACGTCAGCGGCGACTTCCTGGAGCAGGCCGCGGCCGGGATCGCCGCCGACCACCCCGGCCTGACCGTCCGGGCCGTCGCCGCCGACTACGAGCAGCACCTGCCCCTGCTGCCCGGCGGCGAGCGGCGCCTCATCGCCTTCCTCGGCGGGACGATCGGGAACATGCCGCCCGCCGAGCGCATCGGGTTCCTCGGCGGCGTGCGCGCCACCATGGCCGAGGACGACTTCCTGCTCGTCGGCGCCGACCTCGTCAAGGACCCCGGGCGGCTCGTGCGCGCCTACGACGACGCGGCGGGCGTCACCGCCGAGTTCAACCGCAACGTCCTGTCGGTCGTCAACCGGGAGCTGGACGCCGACTTCGACATCGGCGCGTTCGAGCACGTCGCGGCCTGGAACGCGGCCGAGGAGCAGATCGAGATGCGGCTGCGGTCGCTGCGCGCCCAGGACGTCCACGTCGGCGGCCTCGACCTCGACGTGTCGTTCGCGGAGGGGGAGGAGATGCGCACCGAGATCTCCGCCAAGTTCCGCCGGGAACGGCTGGAGGCGGAGCTCGGCGCCGCCGGGATGGAGCTCGCCGAGTTCTGGACGGACGAGGCCGGGGACTTCTCCCTCACCCTCGCGGCCCCCGCCTCCCGCTGA